The Halorientalis sp. IM1011 genome window below encodes:
- the rpoA2 gene encoding DNA-directed RNA polymerase subunit A'': MSENYDPQQKFDGVDDDIEAVVEDTELPRRLKTKVYETVDERGDVTVEAADQIAKAVESRYMDTRVDPLDPVGTVSAQSIGEPGTQMTMNTFHYAGVAEIDVTQGLPRLIELVDARKEPDTPMMTVHLEDEFAENRERAHEVVWKIEATRILALGDISTDVADMLVRVDLNPDTLQERWPTVDNLAEIVGEISETIESKLGVDVVQLDETVIEFGPDEPSYRELLQLVEDLREIVFKGIEDIDRVVIRREETEESEDGEFVLYTEGSELGNVLGIEGVDASRTTCNNIHEIHRNLGIEAARESIIEETMNTLEEQGLDDVNIRHLMLVADIMTNDGTIESIGRHGISGSKDSVLARAAFEVTVNHLLDAAIHGEVDDLNGVTENVIVGKPIKLGTGDVNLRMGSEPARDGEGAD; the protein is encoded by the coding sequence ATGAGTGAAAACTACGACCCACAGCAGAAGTTCGACGGCGTCGACGACGACATCGAGGCCGTCGTCGAGGACACGGAACTGCCCCGACGGCTGAAGACGAAGGTCTACGAGACGGTCGACGAACGCGGTGACGTCACCGTCGAGGCGGCCGACCAGATCGCCAAGGCCGTCGAGAGCCGCTACATGGACACGCGCGTCGACCCGCTCGATCCCGTCGGGACCGTCTCGGCCCAGTCCATCGGTGAGCCCGGGACGCAGATGACGATGAACACGTTCCACTACGCGGGCGTCGCGGAGATCGACGTGACACAGGGCCTGCCCCGGCTCATCGAGCTGGTGGACGCCCGGAAGGAACCGGACACGCCGATGATGACGGTCCACCTCGAAGACGAGTTCGCGGAGAACCGCGAGCGCGCCCACGAGGTCGTCTGGAAGATCGAGGCCACGCGCATCCTCGCGCTGGGTGACATCTCGACGGACGTGGCCGACATGCTCGTCCGCGTCGACCTCAACCCGGACACGCTCCAGGAGCGCTGGCCGACGGTGGACAACCTCGCGGAGATCGTCGGCGAGATCTCCGAGACCATCGAGTCCAAACTGGGCGTCGACGTGGTCCAGCTCGACGAGACGGTCATCGAGTTCGGTCCCGACGAGCCCAGCTATCGGGAGCTCCTCCAGCTGGTGGAGGACCTGCGGGAAATCGTCTTCAAGGGGATCGAGGACATCGACCGCGTCGTCATCCGCCGTGAAGAGACCGAGGAGAGCGAGGACGGCGAGTTCGTCCTCTACACGGAGGGCTCGGAACTGGGCAACGTCCTCGGGATCGAGGGCGTCGACGCCAGCCGGACGACCTGTAACAACATCCACGAGATCCACCGGAACCTCGGGATCGAGGCCGCCCGGGAGTCGATCATCGAGGAGACGATGAACACGCTCGAAGAGCAGGGGCTCGACGACGTGAACATCCGCCACCTCATGCTGGTCGCGGACATCATGACCAACGACGGCACGATCGAGTCCATCGGCCGCCACGGCATCTCCGGCTCGAAGGACTCCGTGCTCGCGCGGGCGGCGTTCGAGGTGACGGTCAACCACCTGCTCGACGCGGCGATCCACGGCGAGGTCGACGACCTCAACGGCGTCACGGAGAACGTCATCGTCGGCAAGCCGATCAAGCTCGGGACGGGCGACGTGAACCTCCGGATGGGGTCGGAACCGGCCCGCGACGGCGAAGGAGCCGACTGA
- a CDS encoding DNA-directed RNA polymerase subunit A', which yields MSQHAPKEIGELSFGLMDPEEYRDMSATKVITADTYDDDGFPIDMGLMDPRLGVIDPGLECKTCGKHSGSCNGHFGHIELAAPVIHVGFAKLIRRLLRGTCRECSRLCLNDEEREEFTSRLRRTRELGNDLNDVTKAAIRQARKKDHCPFCGEQQYDINHEKPTTYYEVQQVLSAEYPDLIAEAMEPDPDDEDDRGTSPVELADDTGIDQSRIQEILSGEFRPREEDRKAIERALDVDLTEEDMNKLMPSDIRDWFEAIPDEDIEVLGINAERSRPEWMILTVLPVPPVTARPSITLDNGQRSEDDLTHKLVDIIRINQRFMENREAGAPQLIIEDLWELLQYHVTTFMDNEISGTPPARHRSGRPLKTLSQRLKGKEGRFRGSLSGKRVNFSARTVISPDPTLSLNEVGVPDRVATEMTQTMNVNERNLEEARRYVSNGPEAHPGANYVKRPDGRRLKVTEKNCEELAEKVEPEWEVSRHLVDGDIIIFNRQPSLHRMSIMAHEVVVMPYKTFRLNTTVCPPYNADFDGDEMNMHALQNEEARAEARVLMRVQEQMLSPRFGENIIGAIQDHISGTYLLTNQNPQFNETQALDLLRATRIDELPEPDGTDEAGNEYWTGRTVFSELLPDELNLEFVSSAGDDVVIEEGQLVEGTIDEDAVGAFGGEIVDTIAKVYSKTRARIFVNEVASLAMRSIMHFGFSIGIDDESISPAAEEQIDEAIENAYARVQELIDTYDRGELESLPGRTVDETLEMKIMQTLGKARDSAGDIAEEHFDDDNPAVVMAESGARGSMLNLTQMAGCVGQQAVRGERINRGYEDRTLSHYKPDDLSAEAHGFVEHSYRGGLNPREFFFHAMGGREGLVDTAVRTSKSGYLQRRLINALSELETQYDGTVRDTSDTIVQFEFGEDGTSPVKVSSSEDNDIDVDRIADRVLDTEFDSDEAKQEFLGKERSPTNLSEHADDWWMAQSDD from the coding sequence ATGAGCCAGCACGCACCCAAAGAGATCGGCGAACTCAGCTTCGGGCTGATGGACCCCGAGGAGTATCGGGACATGAGCGCCACGAAGGTCATCACGGCCGACACCTACGACGACGACGGGTTCCCCATCGACATGGGCCTGATGGACCCGCGACTCGGCGTGATCGACCCCGGACTGGAGTGTAAGACCTGCGGGAAACACTCCGGGTCCTGTAACGGCCACTTCGGCCACATCGAACTCGCGGCCCCCGTCATCCACGTGGGCTTCGCGAAGCTCATCCGGCGGCTCCTGCGCGGGACCTGTCGTGAGTGTTCGCGGCTCTGTCTCAACGACGAGGAACGCGAGGAGTTCACGAGCCGACTCCGCCGCACTCGCGAACTCGGAAACGACCTCAACGACGTGACCAAGGCCGCCATCCGGCAGGCCCGCAAGAAGGACCACTGCCCGTTCTGCGGCGAACAGCAGTACGACATCAACCACGAGAAGCCGACGACCTACTACGAGGTCCAGCAGGTCCTCTCCGCCGAGTACCCGGACCTGATCGCGGAAGCGATGGAACCGGATCCCGACGACGAGGACGACCGCGGGACCTCCCCGGTCGAACTCGCCGACGACACCGGGATCGACCAGAGCCGGATCCAGGAGATCCTCTCCGGCGAGTTCCGCCCGCGCGAGGAGGACCGCAAGGCAATCGAGCGCGCGCTGGACGTGGACCTCACCGAGGAGGACATGAACAAGCTGATGCCCTCCGACATCCGGGACTGGTTCGAGGCCATCCCGGACGAGGACATCGAGGTGCTCGGCATCAACGCCGAGCGCTCCCGGCCCGAGTGGATGATCCTCACCGTGTTGCCGGTACCGCCGGTCACGGCCCGGCCCTCGATCACGCTGGACAACGGCCAGCGCTCCGAGGACGACCTCACGCACAAGCTGGTCGACATCATCCGGATCAACCAGCGGTTCATGGAGAACCGCGAGGCCGGTGCCCCCCAGCTGATCATCGAGGACCTCTGGGAACTGCTCCAGTACCACGTCACCACCTTCATGGACAACGAGATCAGCGGGACGCCGCCGGCCCGACACCGTTCCGGCCGGCCGCTCAAGACCCTCTCCCAGCGGCTGAAGGGCAAGGAGGGTCGCTTCCGCGGCTCGCTGTCCGGGAAGCGGGTCAACTTCTCGGCTCGTACGGTGATCTCGCCGGACCCGACCCTCTCACTGAACGAGGTCGGTGTGCCCGACCGGGTCGCGACCGAGATGACCCAGACGATGAACGTCAACGAGCGCAACCTGGAGGAGGCACGGCGCTACGTCTCCAACGGACCGGAAGCCCATCCGGGCGCGAACTACGTCAAACGGCCGGACGGCCGTCGCCTCAAGGTGACCGAGAAGAACTGCGAGGAACTGGCGGAGAAGGTCGAACCCGAGTGGGAAGTCTCCCGACACCTGGTCGACGGGGACATCATCATCTTCAACCGGCAGCCGTCGCTGCACCGGATGTCGATCATGGCACACGAGGTCGTCGTGATGCCGTACAAGACGTTCCGGCTGAACACGACGGTGTGCCCGCCGTACAACGCGGACTTCGACGGCGACGAGATGAACATGCACGCCCTCCAGAACGAGGAGGCCCGTGCGGAGGCCCGCGTCCTGATGCGCGTGCAGGAACAGATGCTCTCGCCGCGGTTCGGTGAGAACATCATCGGGGCGATCCAGGACCACATCAGCGGGACCTACCTGCTGACCAACCAGAACCCGCAGTTCAACGAGACCCAGGCGCTGGACCTGCTCCGGGCGACCCGGATCGACGAACTGCCCGAACCCGACGGTACCGACGAGGCCGGCAACGAGTACTGGACCGGCCGGACGGTGTTCTCGGAGCTGCTGCCCGACGAACTCAATCTGGAGTTCGTCTCCTCGGCCGGCGACGACGTCGTCATCGAGGAGGGCCAGCTCGTCGAGGGGACGATCGACGAGGACGCGGTCGGCGCGTTCGGCGGGGAGATCGTCGACACCATCGCCAAGGTGTACTCGAAGACCCGCGCACGGATCTTCGTCAACGAGGTCGCCTCCCTGGCGATGCGCTCGATCATGCACTTCGGGTTCTCGATCGGGATCGACGACGAATCGATCTCGCCGGCGGCCGAAGAGCAGATCGACGAGGCGATCGAGAACGCCTACGCCCGCGTCCAGGAACTCATCGACACCTACGATCGGGGCGAACTCGAATCGCTGCCCGGCCGCACCGTCGACGAGACCCTGGAGATGAAGATCATGCAGACGCTGGGGAAGGCCCGTGACAGTGCGGGTGACATCGCCGAAGAGCACTTCGACGACGACAACCCCGCCGTGGTCATGGCCGAGTCCGGTGCGCGTGGGTCGATGCTGAACCTGACCCAGATGGCCGGCTGTGTCGGCCAGCAGGCGGTCCGTGGCGAGCGGATCAACCGTGGCTACGAGGACCGCACCCTCAGCCACTACAAGCCCGACGACCTCTCGGCGGAGGCCCACGGCTTCGTGGAACACTCTTACCGGGGCGGCCTGAACCCGCGGGAGTTCTTCTTCCACGCGATGGGTGGCCGCGAGGGGCTGGTCGACACGGCCGTTCGTACCTCGAAGTCCGGTTACCTCCAGCGTCGGCTCATCAACGCCCTCTCCGAGCTAGAGACCCAGTACGACGGCACCGTCCGGGACACCTCGGATACCATCGTCCAGTTCGAGTTCGGCGAGGACGGCACGAGTCCGGTGAAGGTGTCCTCCTCCGAGGACAACGACATCGACGTCGACCGGATCGCAGACCGCGTGCTCGACACCGAATTCGACAGCGACGAGGCCAAACAGGAGTTCCTCGGCAAGGAGCGCTCGCCGACGAACCTCTCGGAACACGCCGACGACTGGTGGATGGCCCAGAGTGACGACTAA
- a CDS encoding 4Fe-4S dicluster domain-containing protein, which translates to MVSMSSNDAMPGVPDTPDRAQLDAMVDDEQADPRAELEEVDFSTELGVAMAEDAKAVSRGEISSEEYWQRYDDLAAEEFGEVYRETPNPAVDHGADQTIEDDVAESLSCTVGSMASIAESLEEPTDGDDEGDGDDEDDHRWGMVIDLQKCVGCDSCSVACKAENRTPPGVSYNVVMEEEHGEFPNVQRTNVPRPCMQCENPPCVQVCPVSATYKMDNGVVNIDYDRCIGCRYCMIACPYGARYFDFGENYDDEVDEAGEITSPEYGVDRGEREPKKSPVGNVRKCHFCHHRLNRGEEPACVETCVGDARNMGDLDDPDSEVAQMAESTRAMQLKEDEGTDPNVYYLE; encoded by the coding sequence GTGGTGTCGATGAGTTCCAACGACGCGATGCCGGGCGTCCCGGACACGCCCGACCGGGCCCAGCTCGACGCCATGGTCGACGACGAGCAGGCCGACCCCCGCGCAGAACTCGAGGAGGTCGACTTCTCGACGGAGCTGGGCGTGGCGATGGCCGAAGACGCCAAGGCGGTCTCGCGCGGCGAGATATCGAGCGAGGAGTACTGGCAGCGCTACGACGACCTCGCGGCCGAGGAGTTCGGTGAAGTCTACCGCGAGACGCCGAATCCCGCCGTCGATCATGGTGCCGACCAGACCATCGAGGACGACGTGGCCGAGTCGCTCTCCTGTACCGTCGGCTCGATGGCCTCGATCGCCGAGAGCCTCGAGGAACCGACCGACGGAGACGACGAGGGCGACGGTGACGACGAGGACGATCACCGCTGGGGCATGGTGATCGACCTCCAGAAGTGCGTCGGCTGTGACTCCTGTTCGGTCGCGTGCAAGGCCGAGAACCGCACGCCACCGGGCGTCTCCTACAACGTCGTCATGGAGGAAGAACACGGGGAGTTCCCGAACGTCCAGCGGACGAACGTGCCCCGGCCCTGCATGCAGTGTGAGAACCCGCCCTGCGTGCAGGTCTGTCCGGTGAGCGCGACCTACAAGATGGACAACGGGGTCGTCAACATCGACTACGATCGCTGTATCGGCTGCCGGTACTGCATGATCGCGTGTCCCTACGGCGCACGCTACTTCGACTTCGGCGAGAACTACGACGACGAGGTCGATGAAGCCGGCGAGATTACCAGCCCCGAGTACGGCGTCGACCGCGGCGAGCGCGAACCGAAGAAGTCGCCGGTCGGCAACGTCCGGAAGTGTCACTTCTGTCATCACCGGCTGAACCGCGGCGAGGAACCGGCCTGCGTCGAGACCTGCGTGGGCGACGCCCGCAACATGGGCGATCTGGACGACCCCGACAGCGAGGTCGCTCAGATGGCCGAGTCCACGCGTGCGATGCAGTTGAAAGAAGACGAGGGCACCGACCCGAACGTCTACTACCTGGAGTGA
- a CDS encoding NusA-like transcription termination signal-binding factor yields the protein MTISLSDRERQFLARFEDEIGVTVRDCVVDEDYDRVLFVVEAGEMAEAIGPGGHNVERIEEDLGWSVELIEDADTAETFVANALAPAAVYNVTISENDDTVAYAEVDHDDTGVAIGRDGKNIEAARRLAKRHFDVDDIQLT from the coding sequence ATGACCATCTCGCTCTCGGACCGTGAACGCCAGTTTCTCGCCCGTTTCGAGGACGAGATCGGCGTCACCGTCCGGGACTGCGTGGTCGACGAGGACTACGACCGCGTCCTCTTCGTCGTCGAAGCCGGGGAGATGGCCGAGGCCATCGGTCCGGGTGGGCACAACGTCGAGCGCATCGAGGAGGATCTGGGCTGGAGCGTCGAGTTGATCGAGGACGCCGACACCGCCGAGACGTTCGTGGCCAACGCGCTCGCGCCGGCGGCGGTGTACAACGTCACGATCAGCGAGAACGACGATACCGTGGCCTACGCCGAAGTCGACCACGACGACACCGGCGTCGCCATCGGCAGGGACGGGAAAAACATCGAGGCCGCCCGGCGGCTGGCGAAACGCCACTTCGACGTGGACGACATCCAGCTGACCTAG
- the nrfD gene encoding NrfD/PsrC family molybdoenzyme membrane anchor subunit, protein MATDSKQFDFGFRNGRLRVAWYALLAVLLLIGGYAMWLRLQGGMRSTNLTSITPWGAWVAFYIYFVGLSAGAFLVSTLANVFGIERLHRVDRDALFAAIISMAVALLFVWTDLGRMDRMWHPFAWRQVTSALSWEVHAYVAYIFVLMTELYFSMRYDLARVAERGSGLRARLAGLLTLGRRQLTEESRTRDRTWLKRAGILGIPLAIFMVHGGTGVLFAVSKARPYWNSGLFPVIFIVSAVLSGTALVMLLYVLRTRLFDGERVDRDILERLATLLAAFVIVDVALTAIEALIAIVSLHPHEVETWRLILFGEMSWSFWWFMVGMGWVFPLVMLSKRDWRRTPWLMAVAGLSVVIGIIAVRFNIVVPPQIRPVMEGLPHGSYFPSAVEWGTSIGMIAVGLLLYTIGAELLPLTPLDGGDH, encoded by the coding sequence ATGGCAACTGATAGCAAACAATTCGACTTCGGATTCCGGAACGGCCGGCTCCGCGTGGCCTGGTACGCCCTGCTCGCCGTCTTGCTGCTGATCGGCGGGTACGCGATGTGGCTGCGCCTCCAGGGCGGTATGCGGAGTACCAACCTCACGAGCATCACGCCGTGGGGCGCGTGGGTCGCCTTCTACATCTACTTCGTCGGCCTCTCGGCGGGGGCCTTCCTCGTGAGCACGCTGGCGAACGTCTTCGGCATCGAGCGACTGCACCGCGTCGACCGCGACGCGCTGTTCGCGGCGATCATCAGCATGGCCGTCGCCCTGCTGTTCGTCTGGACCGACCTCGGCCGGATGGACCGGATGTGGCACCCCTTCGCCTGGCGACAGGTCACGTCCGCGCTCTCCTGGGAGGTCCACGCCTACGTGGCCTACATCTTCGTATTGATGACCGAACTGTACTTCTCGATGCGGTACGACCTCGCCCGCGTCGCCGAGCGCGGGTCGGGCCTGCGGGCGCGACTCGCCGGACTGCTCACGCTGGGCCGCCGACAGCTCACCGAGGAGTCCAGAACGAGAGACCGCACGTGGCTGAAGCGGGCCGGCATCCTCGGCATCCCGCTGGCCATCTTCATGGTCCACGGCGGGACCGGCGTCCTCTTCGCCGTCTCGAAGGCCCGCCCGTACTGGAACAGCGGACTCTTCCCGGTGATCTTCATCGTCTCGGCGGTCCTCTCGGGGACGGCGCTGGTGATGCTGCTGTACGTCCTGCGGACGCGACTGTTCGACGGCGAGCGGGTCGACCGGGACATCCTCGAACGCCTCGCGACCCTACTGGCCGCGTTCGTCATCGTCGACGTGGCGCTGACTGCCATCGAGGCGTTGATCGCGATCGTCAGCCTCCATCCCCACGAGGTCGAGACCTGGCGTCTCATCCTCTTCGGGGAGATGTCGTGGTCGTTCTGGTGGTTCATGGTCGGCATGGGCTGGGTGTTCCCGCTGGTCATGCTCTCGAAACGCGACTGGCGGCGCACCCCGTGGCTGATGGCGGTGGCCGGCCTCAGCGTCGTGATCGGGATCATCGCCGTCCGGTTCAACATCGTCGTCCCACCCCAGATCCGTCCCGTCATGGAGGGACTGCCCCACGGCTCGTACTTCCCCTCGGCCGTGGAGTGGGGGACCAGCATCGGGATGATCGCGGTCGGCCTGCTGCTGTACACGATCGGCGCGGAACTGCTGCCACTGACGCCACTCGACGGAGGTGATCACTGA
- a CDS encoding bacterio-opsin activator domain-containing protein encodes MNAVLAVSILLRLFGTSYSLVLLYRSRDRRFAFLTAMLALMTTRQLWTAQTTRTGLEELPGLVVSGLAVLTVFYLSQYVEEEDRVTTSLQRANERLRSFRKAVEHAGHAIFLTDPDGTITYANPAIEDVTGYTPAEVVGENPRLWKSGEHDADFYAEMWGEITAGNVWDGEIVNERKDGEQCWVDMTIAPISDDEGDIERYVAVDTDVTDRKRRELQICEQNAELVLLNNTNEVLRDVTRRLVEATTREEIERAVCETFASPPFSFAWIGSVNMVNDSLEVRDWEGADATRVRALADAFTETPDATPIDRAHHEGTAVTTAGSDADWCPDCERTALAAIPLVHRGVSYGVLVVHATDADTLEAVDTDVLAELGRTIGYALNATASRQALVSDDVTELEFRVSDTDDPLVELARSLACDLELQRVSPDGDELVEYFSITGATADDVTAHVASTDRITDGEVLRAHDDGCVVRFVVDETAIVSTLTDHGGAAIRSFSLSADDCRLRVELPSHADPRALVDALQRHHPGIDLTARREREQPQDPGETLRESITASLTDRQQEALRTAYDSGFFAWPRDSSGEDVAATMDINQSTFHQHLRAAERKVFDELFDRTEIRTPA; translated from the coding sequence GTGAACGCCGTTCTCGCGGTCTCGATCCTCCTGCGGCTGTTCGGGACCTCTTACTCGCTGGTCTTGCTCTACCGGAGCCGGGACCGTCGCTTCGCCTTCCTGACGGCGATGCTCGCGTTGATGACGACCCGACAGCTCTGGACGGCCCAGACGACCCGGACCGGACTCGAAGAGCTGCCGGGCCTGGTCGTGAGCGGCCTCGCCGTGCTGACGGTGTTTTACCTCTCGCAGTACGTCGAAGAGGAAGACCGGGTCACGACCTCCCTCCAGCGGGCCAACGAGCGATTGCGCAGTTTCCGGAAGGCCGTCGAACACGCCGGGCACGCGATCTTCCTGACCGACCCCGACGGGACGATCACCTACGCCAACCCGGCCATCGAGGACGTGACCGGGTACACTCCCGCGGAGGTCGTCGGCGAGAACCCGCGGCTCTGGAAGTCCGGCGAACACGACGCGGACTTCTACGCGGAGATGTGGGGCGAGATCACCGCGGGCAACGTCTGGGACGGCGAGATCGTCAACGAGCGAAAGGACGGCGAACAGTGCTGGGTCGACATGACCATCGCGCCGATCAGCGACGACGAGGGCGACATCGAGCGCTACGTCGCCGTCGACACCGACGTGACCGACCGCAAGCGTCGCGAACTCCAGATCTGTGAGCAAAACGCCGAGTTGGTCCTCCTGAACAACACGAACGAGGTGTTACGCGACGTTACCCGCCGCCTCGTGGAGGCGACCACCCGCGAGGAGATCGAACGCGCAGTCTGTGAGACGTTCGCCTCACCGCCGTTCTCGTTCGCCTGGATCGGCTCGGTGAACATGGTCAACGACAGCCTCGAAGTCCGGGACTGGGAGGGCGCCGACGCCACCCGCGTCAGAGCCCTCGCCGACGCGTTCACCGAAACCCCGGACGCGACCCCGATCGACCGGGCACACCACGAGGGGACCGCCGTCACGACGGCAGGGAGCGACGCCGACTGGTGTCCCGACTGCGAGCGAACGGCACTGGCCGCCATCCCGCTCGTCCACCGGGGCGTCTCGTACGGCGTCCTCGTCGTCCACGCCACGGACGCGGATACCCTGGAAGCCGTCGACACGGACGTGCTGGCGGAACTCGGCAGGACGATCGGCTACGCACTCAACGCGACCGCGAGCAGGCAGGCACTGGTGAGCGACGACGTGACCGAACTCGAGTTCCGGGTCAGCGACACCGACGATCCGCTGGTCGAACTGGCGCGGTCGCTGGCCTGTGATCTGGAACTCCAGCGTGTCTCGCCCGACGGGGACGAACTCGTCGAGTACTTCAGCATCACCGGTGCGACCGCCGACGACGTGACGGCCCACGTCGCGTCGACCGACCGGATCACCGACGGTGAGGTGCTGCGAGCCCACGACGACGGCTGTGTCGTCCGCTTCGTCGTCGACGAGACCGCCATCGTCTCGACGCTCACCGATCACGGCGGTGCCGCCATCCGCTCGTTCTCGCTCTCGGCCGACGACTGCCGACTCCGTGTCGAACTGCCCAGCCACGCGGACCCACGCGCCCTCGTCGACGCACTCCAGCGCCACCACCCGGGGATCGACCTGACCGCACGCCGGGAACGCGAGCAGCCACAGGACCCCGGGGAGACACTCCGCGAGTCGATCACTGCGTCACTCACGGACCGCCAGCAAGAGGCGCTCCGGACGGCTTACGACAGCGGCTTCTTCGCGTGGCCGCGTGACAGCAGCGGCGAGGACGTAGCCGCGACGATGGATATCAACCAGTCGACGTTCCACCAGCATCTCCGGGCAGCAGAACGAAAAGTGTTCGACGAACTGTTCGACCGGACGGAGATACGGACACCCGCCTGA